A region from the Streptosporangium sp. NBC_01756 genome encodes:
- a CDS encoding nitroreductase family protein, with amino-acid sequence MTLNLTPDELLSTTRAVRKRLDFTRPVPRELIEECVDLAVQAPTGRNRQRWHFLVVTEPAQRRAVADIFLRALAVAGGQPLTERDLWRMNYHSGSTERVFDGLRHLAANIHRVPAFVIPGVEGRTDHAPVTVQAGAWGSILPAVWSFMLAARARGLGTVWTTAQGPLERELAQVLGVPYEEVMLAAFIPLAFTLGTDFKPAPRIPREEVLHWDRW; translated from the coding sequence ATGACGTTGAACCTCACCCCCGACGAGCTGCTGAGCACGACCCGCGCCGTACGCAAGCGCCTCGACTTCACCCGTCCGGTGCCGCGCGAGCTGATCGAGGAGTGCGTGGACCTGGCCGTGCAGGCGCCCACCGGACGAAACCGGCAGCGCTGGCACTTCCTCGTCGTCACCGAGCCCGCTCAGCGCCGGGCCGTGGCCGACATCTTCCTGCGCGCCCTGGCCGTGGCCGGCGGCCAGCCGCTGACCGAGCGCGACCTGTGGCGGATGAACTACCATTCCGGCTCCACCGAGCGGGTCTTCGACGGCCTGCGGCACCTGGCCGCCAACATCCACCGGGTGCCCGCGTTCGTCATCCCGGGCGTGGAGGGACGCACCGACCACGCCCCGGTGACCGTGCAGGCGGGAGCGTGGGGATCGATCCTGCCCGCCGTGTGGAGCTTCATGCTGGCCGCCCGGGCGCGCGGCCTGGGCACGGTGTGGACCACCGCGCAGGGACCACTCGAACGCGAGCTGGCTCAGGTGCTCGGCGTGCCGTACGAGGAGGTCATGCTGGCCGCGTTCATCCCGCTGGCCTTCACCCTCGGCACCGACTTCAAGCCCGCCCCCCGCATCCCGCGGGAGGAGGTCCTGCACTGGGACCGGTGGTGA